A genome region from Panicum virgatum strain AP13 chromosome 4K, P.virgatum_v5, whole genome shotgun sequence includes the following:
- the LOC120703739 gene encoding 1-aminocyclopropane-1-carboxylate oxidase 1-like, with the protein MEIPVITMDQLYGEKRSETLSLLHNACAQWGFFWLENYGVNEDLMNKMKGLVNKHYEQDMEKNFFSSEMAKIRGYEKGSSNVDWECSFMYHHQPKSNSHNIPKLLRTTVVEYAAEVIKLAEQLAAAMSENLGLDKDYIEKAFSKPSVGIKVAKYPKCSHPELVMGLREHTDAGGIILLLQDELVPGLEFLKDGKWIPVPPTEGNRIFVNLGDQIEVITNGIYKSICHRVLPNKNGSRLSIATFYNPGADAIICPAPKLTYPSQYRFEDYLNFYSTTKFSDKVSRFQTTKEILK; encoded by the exons ATGGAGATTCCAGTGATAACGATGGATCAGCTGTACGGTGAGAAGAGGTCAGAGACACTTTCACTCCTCCATAATGCCTGTGCGCAATGGGGTTTCTTTTGG CTTGAGAATTATGGGGTCAATGAGGACCTTATGAATAAAATGAAGGGACTGGTGAACAAACACTATGAGCAAGACATGGAGAAGAACTTCTTCAGTTCGGAGATGGCAAAAATCCGAGGTTATGAGAAAGGTTCATCAAATGTTGACTGGGAGTGCAGTTTCATGTATCACCATCAGCCAAAATCAAACAGTCATAATATTCCTAAGCTGCTTAG AACAACAGTAGTTGAATATGCTGCTGAAGTAATCAAATTGGCTGAACAGCTCGCGGCAGCTATGAGCGAAAATCTTGGGTTGGACAAGGATTACATCGAGAAGGCATTTTCAAAACCTTCTGTAGGCATCAAGGTGGCAAAGTATCCCAAGTGCAGTCATCCAGAGCTTGTGATGGGCCTAAGGGAACACACAGACGCTGGAGGGATCATACTTCTATTGCAAGATGAGTTAGTCCCAGGTTTGGAGTTTCTGAAAGATGGTAAGTGGATCCCAGTACCTCCAACAGAAGGCAATAGAATTTTTGTAAACCTTGGGGATCAGATTGAAGTGATAACCAATGGAATCTACAAGAGCATATGCCATCGGGTTCTTCCCAACAAGAATGGGAGCCGCCTATCTATTGCAACATTCTATAACCCTGGTGCTGATGCCATTATCTGTCCAGCTCCAAAGCTTACATATCCTAGCCAATATCGTTTCGAAGACTATCTTAATTTCTATTCTACTACCAAATTCAGTGATAAGGTATCAAGGTTCCAGACAACCAAGGAAATACTGAAGTGA